One region of Zootoca vivipara chromosome 7, rZooViv1.1, whole genome shotgun sequence genomic DNA includes:
- the CDK5RAP1 gene encoding mitochondrial tRNA methylthiotransferase CDK5RAP1 isoform X2 codes for MQSIRSCIVGGLRVCRRRPPCWTLQPAGPCAWASTRGSDLGVHSREAKCKGGLEDFHAKLAAGPSLQHFLQDARPVQETQRLPAEAAEDSEPYLGSRTLADAPRKVYLETYGCQMNVNDTEIAWSILQKSGYLRTSSLEEADVILLVTCSIREKAEQTIWNRLRYLTALKSKRPRLQAPLRIGILGCMAERLKEKILEREKLVDLVAGPDAYRDLPRLLAVAETGQQAANVLLSLDETYADILPVHTSASPTSAFVSIMRGCDNMCTYCIVPFTRGRERSRPVASILQEVQALSDQGVKEVTLLGQNVNSYRDTSEAQFLSATPTQLSRGFNSVYKPKQGGLRFADLLDRVSAIDPEMRIRFTSPHPKDFPDEVFQLMKERHNICKHLHLPVQSGSTRVLEAMRRGYTREAYLALVHLIRDSLPGVTLSSDIIAGFCGETEDDHRQTLSLLREVRYNTAFIFAYSMREKTRAFHHLQDDVAPEVKQRRLKELMTVFREEASRANAAAVGRVQVVLVESTSKRSALDLCGRNDGNIKVIFPDVEVDDGTGLGSQVRVQPGDYVLVKISSSSSQTLRGIPLCRTTLKGSTGFGGAD; via the exons ATGCAGTCCATACGCAGCTGCATCGTGGGAGGTCTGAGGGTGTGCCGTCGGCGGCCTCCGTGCTGGACCCTGCAACCGGCTGGACCCTGTGCTTGGGCTTCCACCAGGGGCTCAGATCTTGGGGTGCACAGCAGAGAAGCAAAGTGCAAGGGAGGCCTGGAAGATTTCCATGCTAAGTTGGCGGCAGGACCCTCATTGCAGCATTTCCTACAAGACGCTAGACCTGTGCAGGAAACTCAGCGTTTGCCAGCTGAAGCAGCGGAGGATTCAGAACCCTATCTTGGCTCCAGAACCCTGGCAGATGCCCCAAGAAAAG TGTACCTGGAGACTTATGGCTGTCAGATGAATGTCAACGATACGGAGATCGCTTGGTCCATCCTCCAGAAAAGTGGCTACCTGAGGACCAGCAGTCTGGAGGAG GCAGATGTGATTCTCCTTGTCACGTGTTCAATCAG GGAGAAGGCTGAGCAGACCATCTGGAACCGCTTACGATACCTCACGGCTCTGAAGTCCAAGCGGCCCCGATTGCAAGCGCCCTTACGGATCGGGATATTAG GTTGCATGGCCGAGAGGCTGAAGGAGAAGATCCTGGAGCGGGAGAAGTTAGTCGACCTCGTGGCGGGTCCAGATGCTTACCGTGACCTTCCCAGGCTCCTGGCAGTGGCCGAAACGGGCCAGCAAGCCGCCAACGTCCTGCTCTCCCTGGATGAAACTTACGCAGACATCCTGCCTGTCCACACCAGCGCCAGCCCCACGTCGGCCTTCGT gtCCATCATGCGCGGCTGCGACAACATGTGCACCTACTGCATCGTCCCCTTCACCCGCGGGCGTGAGAGGAGCCGGCCAGTGGCCTCCATCCTGCAGGAGGTGCAAGCACTCTCGGACCAG GGGGTGAAGGAGGTGACCCTGTTGGGCCAGAACGTCAACAGCTACCGGGACACCTCCGAGGCCCAGTTCCTCTCAGCGACCCCAACTCAGCTGAGTCGCGGCTTCAACTCTGTCTACAAGCCCAAGCAGGGCGGGTTGCGCTTTGCGGACCTCCTGGACCGGGTGTCTGCCATCGATCCCGAAATGAGGATCCGTTTCACTTCCCCGCACCCCAAGGACTTCCCGGACGAG GTCTTCCAGCTCATGAAGGAGAGGCACAACATCTGCAAACATCTGCACCTCCCGGTCCAGAGCGGAAGCACCCGTGTCCTGGAGGCGATGAGGAGAGG ATATACCCGGGAAGCTTACTTGGCGCTCGTACACCTCATCCGAGACTCTTTGCCAG GTGTGACTCTCAGCAGCGACATCATTGCTGGCTTCTGCGGGGAGACGGAAGACGACCACAGGCAGACACTGTCCCTCCTTCGTGAGGTCCGCTACAACACGGCCTTCATCTTTGCTTACAGCATGAGGGAG AAAACCCGGGCGTTTCACCATCTGCAGGATGACGTGGCCCCTGAAGTGAAGCAGAGGCGGCTGAAGGAGCTCATGACCGTCTTTCGCGAGGAGGCGTCCAGGGCAAACGCAGCCGCCGTGGGACGAGTGCAAGTGGTCTTGGTAGAGAGT ACGAGTAAACGCTCAGCCTTGGACCTGTGTGGCAGGAACGATGGCAACATCAAAGTGATCTTCCCAGACGTGGAGGTGGACGATGGCACCGGCTTGGGATCCCAAGTCCGAGTCCAGCCGGGCGATTATGTCCTGGTGAAG atCTCCTCTTCCAGCTCCCAGACGCTGCGGGGCATCCCTCTCTGCCGAACCACACTGAAAGGATCCACAGGGTTTGGAGGAGCAGACTga
- the CDK5RAP1 gene encoding mitochondrial tRNA methylthiotransferase CDK5RAP1 isoform X1: protein MFYIYTCALSSVSFDAAFGKGCCNHSSVGCLRAQEVKMQSIRSCIVGGLRVCRRRPPCWTLQPAGPCAWASTRGSDLGVHSREAKCKGGLEDFHAKLAAGPSLQHFLQDARPVQETQRLPAEAAEDSEPYLGSRTLADAPRKVYLETYGCQMNVNDTEIAWSILQKSGYLRTSSLEEADVILLVTCSIREKAEQTIWNRLRYLTALKSKRPRLQAPLRIGILGCMAERLKEKILEREKLVDLVAGPDAYRDLPRLLAVAETGQQAANVLLSLDETYADILPVHTSASPTSAFVSIMRGCDNMCTYCIVPFTRGRERSRPVASILQEVQALSDQGVKEVTLLGQNVNSYRDTSEAQFLSATPTQLSRGFNSVYKPKQGGLRFADLLDRVSAIDPEMRIRFTSPHPKDFPDEVFQLMKERHNICKHLHLPVQSGSTRVLEAMRRGYTREAYLALVHLIRDSLPGVTLSSDIIAGFCGETEDDHRQTLSLLREVRYNTAFIFAYSMREKTRAFHHLQDDVAPEVKQRRLKELMTVFREEASRANAAAVGRVQVVLVESTSKRSALDLCGRNDGNIKVIFPDVEVDDGTGLGSQVRVQPGDYVLVKISSSSSQTLRGIPLCRTTLKGSTGFGGAD, encoded by the exons ATGTTTTACATTTACACCTGTGCTCTTTCCAGTGTTTCATTTGATGCTGCCTTTGGAAAAGGTTGCTGCAATCACTCATCTGTCGGTTGTCTCAGGGCGCAGGAGGTGAAGATGCAGTCCATACGCAGCTGCATCGTGGGAGGTCTGAGGGTGTGCCGTCGGCGGCCTCCGTGCTGGACCCTGCAACCGGCTGGACCCTGTGCTTGGGCTTCCACCAGGGGCTCAGATCTTGGGGTGCACAGCAGAGAAGCAAAGTGCAAGGGAGGCCTGGAAGATTTCCATGCTAAGTTGGCGGCAGGACCCTCATTGCAGCATTTCCTACAAGACGCTAGACCTGTGCAGGAAACTCAGCGTTTGCCAGCTGAAGCAGCGGAGGATTCAGAACCCTATCTTGGCTCCAGAACCCTGGCAGATGCCCCAAGAAAAG TGTACCTGGAGACTTATGGCTGTCAGATGAATGTCAACGATACGGAGATCGCTTGGTCCATCCTCCAGAAAAGTGGCTACCTGAGGACCAGCAGTCTGGAGGAG GCAGATGTGATTCTCCTTGTCACGTGTTCAATCAG GGAGAAGGCTGAGCAGACCATCTGGAACCGCTTACGATACCTCACGGCTCTGAAGTCCAAGCGGCCCCGATTGCAAGCGCCCTTACGGATCGGGATATTAG GTTGCATGGCCGAGAGGCTGAAGGAGAAGATCCTGGAGCGGGAGAAGTTAGTCGACCTCGTGGCGGGTCCAGATGCTTACCGTGACCTTCCCAGGCTCCTGGCAGTGGCCGAAACGGGCCAGCAAGCCGCCAACGTCCTGCTCTCCCTGGATGAAACTTACGCAGACATCCTGCCTGTCCACACCAGCGCCAGCCCCACGTCGGCCTTCGT gtCCATCATGCGCGGCTGCGACAACATGTGCACCTACTGCATCGTCCCCTTCACCCGCGGGCGTGAGAGGAGCCGGCCAGTGGCCTCCATCCTGCAGGAGGTGCAAGCACTCTCGGACCAG GGGGTGAAGGAGGTGACCCTGTTGGGCCAGAACGTCAACAGCTACCGGGACACCTCCGAGGCCCAGTTCCTCTCAGCGACCCCAACTCAGCTGAGTCGCGGCTTCAACTCTGTCTACAAGCCCAAGCAGGGCGGGTTGCGCTTTGCGGACCTCCTGGACCGGGTGTCTGCCATCGATCCCGAAATGAGGATCCGTTTCACTTCCCCGCACCCCAAGGACTTCCCGGACGAG GTCTTCCAGCTCATGAAGGAGAGGCACAACATCTGCAAACATCTGCACCTCCCGGTCCAGAGCGGAAGCACCCGTGTCCTGGAGGCGATGAGGAGAGG ATATACCCGGGAAGCTTACTTGGCGCTCGTACACCTCATCCGAGACTCTTTGCCAG GTGTGACTCTCAGCAGCGACATCATTGCTGGCTTCTGCGGGGAGACGGAAGACGACCACAGGCAGACACTGTCCCTCCTTCGTGAGGTCCGCTACAACACGGCCTTCATCTTTGCTTACAGCATGAGGGAG AAAACCCGGGCGTTTCACCATCTGCAGGATGACGTGGCCCCTGAAGTGAAGCAGAGGCGGCTGAAGGAGCTCATGACCGTCTTTCGCGAGGAGGCGTCCAGGGCAAACGCAGCCGCCGTGGGACGAGTGCAAGTGGTCTTGGTAGAGAGT ACGAGTAAACGCTCAGCCTTGGACCTGTGTGGCAGGAACGATGGCAACATCAAAGTGATCTTCCCAGACGTGGAGGTGGACGATGGCACCGGCTTGGGATCCCAAGTCCGAGTCCAGCCGGGCGATTATGTCCTGGTGAAG atCTCCTCTTCCAGCTCCCAGACGCTGCGGGGCATCCCTCTCTGCCGAACCACACTGAAAGGATCCACAGGGTTTGGAGGAGCAGACTga